The window AATCTGACAGCCATTACAAATACCTAACACTAATTTCTTCTCATTGAGAAAAGTCTTTATCTTATCTAAAAGATTATATCTTATATCCATACTAAAAACTGTCCCAGAACCTAATTGATCACCATACGAAAACCCCCCTGGAAAAATTAGCATTTGATATTTATCAATAACGTCAGGTTTAGCAATTAAAGAAGCGATATGTATCTTATCAACAAGAAAACCAACTTCTGCAAATGCAAAAGCTGTTTCATCTTCACAATTAAGACCAACACCAGAGATCACAAGTAGATTGGGCTTAAGCATATTTCATTACCTCCAAATATAACGAACAAAATATCATGCTTAACGATTTGCAGATATAGTATCACAACAAAAACATATCAGAAAGCATATAGTCATTAATACATATTCCAAATGAATAATAACTTCTATATATCTTTCAATCATGAGTTCTTTCTCAAATATATGTATAATGCACCATCTCCGCCATCTCTTGGACAAGCAACATTCCAATACAAGATACAATTACAAACAGTAGAACTATTTATCCAGCTTTTGATTTCTGATCTAATAACACCACCTTTACCAGTTATTATAATCAATAATCTCTTCTGTGCAGAAAAATTCTTTCTAATAAAGAAAATAAATGTCTTTTGTGCATTTTCTAACGTATATCCATGCAAATCTAACACATCATCTATACAAATAGCTCTCTTTTTTATTTTTTTCATAATATCTTGCGGCATACTATTAGAAATATTAGTGCTACTGATTTCAATATCCTTCAATGCATCAGCATACATTTTCTTATTATTATCGAATAAATCATTTCTATGTAAATTTTTCACCTCTATTTTAGATGAATTTTCCATGTGAAAAAATCGATTATTTTGAATTTTTCTTATGCCCAAATATCCTAGAGAATCAGCCCAATTTAGAGTTTTTTTTTTAACATAAAGAGATTAAGGTTAGACATTCTCACTTTATCTAATTTTGCAGTAAATCTCCTATAACTAGCAAATAAATTATCATCATAGGTATCAATATTATTATCAAAGATACTTTTTATACCAATCATCTCTAATTTTTTTCTGACATATCCTGTCAAATCAAAATACATATTATTATCTCTGTATTTAAAGTAAATTTGAGTATTTGAATCAACAGATAACATGTGATTGTAAAAATCTGAATGCACTTCATAAGAAAAACATCTAATAGAAGGTGATAACATTGCACATATATTTCTAGTATTAGCTCCTATTTTCACCATAGAATCAACGGTGTTTTTAACGACATCTAACGCAGCCCCTTTACATCCGGCATGTGCCAAGCCAATAACATTATTCTCTTTATCAGCTAAAAAGACTGCAATACAATCTGCTGTATTAACACCGATCACAAGATCTTCTACATTTGTAACTATTGCATCAGCAACAATAGAATTTTTTTTATAATCAGATGAGAAAGAAGTCTTATTAACAGTGAAGACTCTATTTTTATGCTCTTGTTTAACAAAACAATATAACTTGGAATCAAAAAATTTTGATAAAACATTTTTAATCATAGAATCATCAAAAATGCTAGATGTATTCAAGGGATATAAAATGTTGTGCACAAATAACTCGCCTGTAAAGGATTGAAAACCTTTATCTTTAAAGATATTAACCTTATAATCCATGAGCTTGGTGTTGAAAATGTAAAATATGCTTACTACAGTGTTGTTATAGTAAAACATAAAAAGTATATAATAAATAACAGAACGCCGTTATTTTTATGCGTATTATAGTATATATTAAAAATGTATTGGAACAGAAAAATAAATTTTATACATTACTCTAAGTATTGTACATTGGCCAGCATTCTCGTCATCATAATATCTGCTGCGATTTTCTTCTGGAAAGGGCCAAATATAGGAATAGATTTTGCCGGCGGCTTCATGATAGAAGCTACTTATGATAATGAAAAATATGATGTAGAGACAATTAGAAATTTGATATCGGATATGAATTATGAGGGAGCAGTTGTTTATTCATCTTCAAAAAATACGGTTGTCATAAAAATCAAAGCTACATCAGAGGGCAAAGGTGCTGCATCAAAATTACAAGAAGAATTAACTCAAAAATATGACCTAACGTATCAAAGAGTTGATTTTATAGGTGCAAACGTTAGTCATGAAATGATAAGAAGCGGAATATTAGCAATAATATGTTCCTTTATGGGTGTTGCGATATATATCTATCTTAGATTTAATCCGATATTTGCTTTCAGCGCAGTGATAGGAATAATTCACGATATAGTTGTCTTGCTGTGTTTTTTTCTAATATCTCAGATAGAATTTACCATATCATCAATAGCGGCAATATTAACTATTATAGGGTATTCAATTAACGATACAGTAGTAATATTCGATAGAATAAGAAGACAATTGCGTATAAATAAGGGGAATAATACTGTTATATCAGCTGAATTATTAAATAACAGCATCAGTATGACATTGAGTAGAACAATTATAACATCTGTTACAACCTTGATTGCTGCAGCTGCAATGATCTTATTATCTCGAGGAGAGCTAAGAAATTTCAGTACAGTAATATTTTTTGGTGTAACTATCGGTACTTATTCTTCGATATTCATCGTGCCATATTTTATCAATATCACTGAAAGATACAAAAAGTCGAAGAAGTGAAACTCTGTTATTATTCGGATAGTGATATTATTTTATCCCACTGTCCTTTGGTAACTTCAGATACAGATAATCTGCTTTGTCTTAAAATCTGCATATCAGATAAAACATCTGTAGCTTTAATCAGAGCAAGAGATACAGGTTTGTTTAAAGAGTTGATGCATTTAAATTCCACGACAGTTTCATCATTATCGATAAAGTGTGTTTTGGAGACTTTTGCAATACCCATTATATATTTTTCATGAGAATGATAAAAAAAGGCAACTTCTCCCAACTGCATTCTCTTCATATTTTTAATAGCTTGATTATTCTTCACGCCATCCCAAAGAGTATATTTATCTTTTACAAAGTCACTCCAAGAATAATCTTTTGGATCAGCTTTGATCAGCCATTTAGACATCAATCAAAACCCTTATTACGCCTTAGATAAGTAGGAACATTCAAATTTTCATCAAAACCAGGATATGTTGTCACAGCATCTCCCTCATAATGTTCTCTGTCTTCTGCATTATTATCACGAACATTATAAGCTGTGATATCAGAAAGTCTTTTACTATCGCCACTACCAATACCAGTAGCAAAAACAGAAACTCTAATGCTACCGTTCAACTCTTCTTGGAAAGTTGATCCAAAAATTATGTTAACTTTATCATCAGTTTTTTCACGTATACAGTTAGCAGCAATATCTAACTCAAATAGTGTTAAATCTGATCCACCAGTAATATTTATTAAAATACCCCTAGCTTCGTGTATAGGGACATTATCCAATAACGGATTGGATATAGCCTGCTCAGCAGCTTTTATTGCTCTATTTTCTCCTGAAGCTTGTCCTGTTCCCATCATAGATCTACCCATGCAATTCACAACAGACCTGATATCAGCAAAATCAAGATTAATCAATCCAGGTTTTGTAATTAGATCTGTAATTCCTCTAACACCACAATGTAATATATCATCTGCCATTTGAAAAGCTTGTGTAAAAGTTGTTTTATCATCAGCTATTCTAAATAAATTTTGGTTGGGAATAACAATAAAAGTATCAACATTTTTCTGCAATTCTCTTAAACCTTCTTCAGCAACACGCATTCTATGTATACCTTCAAAGTTAAAAGGTTTGGTAACTACAGAAACGGTAAGAATTTTATGTTCTTTTGCTAATCTAGCAATAACAGGAGCCGCACCTGTTCCTGTGCCACCTCCCATCCCTGCAGTGATAAATATCATATCACTACCATCTATAAATTCTGCTATCTCTGTTAATGATTCTTCTGCAGATTCTCTTCCTATCTCTGGAACTGAACCAGCTCCCAAGCCTTTTGTTAATTTTGCACCAAGCTGAATACGATTCTTTGTCTTAGAAAATGCAAGAGCCTGAGCATCTGTGTTTGCACTAATAAACTCAACTCCAGTAAGACCAGAATTGATCATATTATTTAAAGCATTTCCGCCAGCGCCCCCTACTCCGAAAACAACTATACGTGGTAACAAAACATTAGTTCGCATATCATCTTCAACTACTGATTTACTCCTATACAGTTCAAACGAAGACAAAACAGAACCTCTTATATCTATTTAAATAAAATTTTTACACCAAAATATCTTTTTGACAATAATTTATAACTTTTTTCATAGCCTGCTGTTCTATTTGACGCACTCTCTCTCTAGAAACAGACAATTTTTTACTAAGTTCTTCCAAAGTTACAGGTTTACTTAATAATCTGCGATTCATTAATACATATCGATGACGCTCGTCTAAAATAGCAATAGCTTCTTCTAATTTTCTTTTACGCAACATATTATCTTGTGAATGCATCACTGATAAATCATGCCCCGCATCACCAGGAATTCTATCCTGTAATTCATAATCTCCATCTCCTCCAGTATAATTAAGAGACATATCTCCCTTATTCAAAACTAAAGACATCTCATTAACATCCAAATCTTTAACACTTAAAGATTGAGCTATTTCTTGATTTATTTCATCACCACTTTTTTTGCCAGAGCTCAGAAGTGTTATTTTATTATAAAGTTTACGAAAATTAAAAAACAATTTACGATGAGCCTTAACCGTTCCTCTTCTTACAATAGACCAGTTACGTAATATATATTCTTGTATTGAAGATTTTATCCACCACATTGCGTAAGTAGAAAGTCGATTCCCAAATTTTGGATCAAAATTACGCACAGCTTTCATAAGCCCTATATTCCCTTCTGCTATCAAATCCATGATAGGGGTACCATAATTTACAAAACCTCTGGCAATTTTAACAACCAGCCTTAGGTGAGAACATACCAATTGATGTGCGGCAGAGATATCTTTCTCAAAACATAATTTGTGCACCAAAGCTTTTTCCTCTTCTAAAGTCAAAAGAGGAAATTTTTCTACTTTCGAGACATAATCCAGAAAATTACAATCCAAACTAATTAAACTAGCCATTGTCAATTGCAGTATAAAAATCAATCACCAAAAAAATCTTTCTTATTTTAATATAAAAAGTCAAAATTAATAAACACTAAACCTTACTGTAATACAGTAAAAATTCACTGTATTACAGCTATAAATCAGGAAAGGTTTACAACTATCTCGTTCAATTGTAGCATATAGCAGGATAATAGTGAAATTGTATTGTTTATAGGTAGAATGAAATGCAAATATACATAAATGACAGCTCACTTCGTTTAAATTCTAAAATAAAAGAATATATCAACAGTCAAGTTTTAGAAATGCAAAAATTCATGGATAACCCTTCTGCGATAAGGATAAATGTAAACAAAGAGCATATACATTTCACATGTGAAATAATATTACATGAGAGTTATTCCAAACACGATACAACTATTAAATCAGTAAAAAAAGGCACCATTCCGATGATGGTAATAAAGCAGGCTTTATCTTCAATGAGAAAGCAATTAAAACGTAGACATGAAAAAGTACATAATAAATTGCATGCCAATCATCATAAAAAAATTTTTAAAATTAAAGAATATACCATCAACAAGGTATTTGAAATTGAAAATATAGATGATGAAAATTTTGAATATGATCTTGATGATGAATCTGATTTACCAATAAAATTTT is drawn from Anaplasmataceae bacterium AB001_6 and contains these coding sequences:
- a CDS encoding Smr/MutS family protein, translated to MENSSKIEVKNLHRNDLFDNNKKMYADALKDIEISSTNISNSMPQDIMKKIKKRAICIDDVLDLHGYTLENAQKTFIFFIRKNFSAQKRLLIIITGKGGVIRSEIKSWINSSTVCNCILYWNVACPRDGGDGALYIYLRKNS
- the pgeF gene encoding peptidoglycan editing factor PgeF translates to MHNILYPLNTSSIFDDSMIKNVLSKFFDSKLYCFVKQEHKNRVFTVNKTSFSSDYKKNSIVADAIVTNVEDLVIGVNTADCIAVFLADKENNVIGLAHAGCKGAALDVVKNTVDSMVKIGANTRNICAMLSPSIRCFSYEVHSDFYNHMLSVDSNTQIYFKYRDNNMYFDLTGYVRKKLEMIGIKSIFDNNIDTYDDNLFASYRRFTAKLDKVRMSNLNLFMLKKKL
- the secF gene encoding protein translocase subunit SecF, with the translated sequence MASILVIIISAAIFFWKGPNIGIDFAGGFMIEATYDNEKYDVETIRNLISDMNYEGAVVYSSSKNTVVIKIKATSEGKGAASKLQEELTQKYDLTYQRVDFIGANVSHEMIRSGILAIICSFMGVAIYIYLRFNPIFAFSAVIGIIHDIVVLLCFFLISQIEFTISSIAAILTIIGYSINDTVVIFDRIRRQLRINKGNNTVISAELLNNSISMTLSRTIITSVTTLIAAAAMILLSRGELRNFSTVIFFGVTIGTYSSIFIVPYFINITERYKKSKK
- a CDS encoding EVE domain-containing protein; the encoded protein is MSKWLIKADPKDYSWSDFVKDKYTLWDGVKNNQAIKNMKRMQLGEVAFFYHSHEKYIMGIAKVSKTHFIDNDETVVEFKCINSLNKPVSLALIKATDVLSDMQILRQSRLSVSEVTKGQWDKIISLSE
- the ftsZ gene encoding cell division protein FtsZ, producing the protein MRTNVLLPRIVVFGVGGAGGNALNNMINSGLTGVEFISANTDAQALAFSKTKNRIQLGAKLTKGLGAGSVPEIGRESAEESLTEIAEFIDGSDMIFITAGMGGGTGTGAAPVIARLAKEHKILTVSVVTKPFNFEGIHRMRVAEEGLRELQKNVDTFIVIPNQNLFRIADDKTTFTQAFQMADDILHCGVRGITDLITKPGLINLDFADIRSVVNCMGRSMMGTGQASGENRAIKAAEQAISNPLLDNVPIHEARGILINITGGSDLTLFELDIAANCIREKTDDKVNIIFGSTFQEELNGSIRVSVFATGIGSGDSKRLSDITAYNVRDNNAEDREHYEGDAVTTYPGFDENLNVPTYLRRNKGFD
- a CDS encoding sigma-70 family RNA polymerase sigma factor — protein: MASLISLDCNFLDYVSKVEKFPLLTLEEEKALVHKLCFEKDISAAHQLVCSHLRLVVKIARGFVNYGTPIMDLIAEGNIGLMKAVRNFDPKFGNRLSTYAMWWIKSSIQEYILRNWSIVRRGTVKAHRKLFFNFRKLYNKITLLSSGKKSGDEINQEIAQSLSVKDLDVNEMSLVLNKGDMSLNYTGGDGDYELQDRIPGDAGHDLSVMHSQDNMLRKRKLEEAIAILDERHRYVLMNRRLLSKPVTLEELSKKLSVSRERVRQIEQQAMKKVINYCQKDILV
- a CDS encoding HPF/RaiA family ribosome-associated protein, yielding MQIYINDSSLRLNSKIKEYINSQVLEMQKFMDNPSAIRINVNKEHIHFTCEIILHESYSKHDTTIKSVKKGTIPMMVIKQALSSMRKQLKRRHEKVHNKLHANHHKKIFKIKEYTINKVFEIENIDDENFEYDLDDESDLPIKFCSTKDALMYMEMENSSYYIFVNIESETMSVIQKLPNGQLKIVDTHQKVV